One genomic window of Halorhabdus sp. CBA1104 includes the following:
- a CDS encoding NADP-dependent malic enzyme — MGLEDDALEYHRRDPPGKLEIATTKPTNTQRDLSLAYSPGVAGPCREIDADPTDAFEYTSKGNLVAVVSDGSATLGLGDIGPLASKPVMEGKGVLFKRFADIDVFDLEVDVGSAEEMIGVVEALEPTFGGVNLEDIAAPACFRVEEHLKDSLSIPVFHDDQHGTAIISGAALLNATDILGKAIDDLEVVFSGAGASAIATARFFESLGVPASGITMVDSGGIVTADRAAAGDVNEYKAEFASDRPAGDLAEAMVGADVFVGLSVGGIVDPEMVAAMAEDPIVFPMANPDPEIDYPAAKAAGEGTTVVATGRSDYPNQVNNVLGFPFIFRGALDARARTINEEMKVAAAQALAALAREDVPDAVVKAYGGEAIQFGPEYVIPKPLDPRVLFEVAPAVARAAIESGTARQQPDLDTYVEGLEARLGKSREMMRVVLNKAKSDPKRVVLAEGNDDAMLRAAYQLADRSIADPVLVGDREWIRSSAERLGLSFTPEVVDLDDEDVERYADRLYELRKRKGVTRREARDLLANGDYLASVMVEVGDADAMLTGATNHYPSALRPPLEVIGTAPDAEYAAGVYMLTFRNQVLFLADTTVNPDPDAEVLTEITRHTATLARRFNVDPRAALLSYSDFGSVDDERTHAPREAARRLRADPEVQFPVDGEMQADTAVLREILTGTYEFSALDDPANVLLFPNLEAGNIAYKLLQTLGGAGTVGPMLAGMNRPVHVVQRGDDVEDIVNLAGVAVVDAQAAKHRQK; from the coding sequence ATGGGACTCGAAGACGACGCCCTGGAATATCACCGGCGCGACCCGCCCGGGAAACTCGAGATCGCCACGACCAAGCCGACCAACACCCAGCGGGATCTCAGCCTGGCGTACTCGCCGGGCGTTGCCGGTCCCTGCCGGGAGATCGACGCCGATCCGACCGATGCCTTCGAGTACACCTCGAAAGGGAACCTCGTCGCCGTCGTCTCCGATGGCAGCGCCACGCTCGGACTGGGGGACATCGGGCCACTCGCCTCGAAGCCGGTCATGGAAGGCAAGGGCGTGTTGTTCAAGCGATTCGCCGATATCGACGTCTTCGATCTGGAAGTCGACGTCGGCTCCGCCGAGGAGATGATCGGCGTCGTCGAGGCACTGGAACCGACCTTCGGCGGCGTGAACCTCGAAGACATCGCTGCCCCGGCGTGTTTCCGGGTCGAAGAACACCTCAAGGACTCGCTGTCGATCCCCGTCTTCCACGACGACCAGCACGGGACCGCGATCATCAGCGGGGCGGCACTGCTGAACGCCACAGATATCCTCGGCAAAGCCATCGACGACCTCGAAGTCGTGTTTTCGGGTGCCGGGGCGAGTGCGATCGCCACAGCTCGATTTTTCGAGTCACTCGGTGTTCCCGCGTCCGGAATCACGATGGTCGACTCGGGCGGGATCGTCACCGCGGATCGAGCGGCGGCCGGGGACGTCAACGAGTACAAGGCCGAATTCGCGAGCGATCGACCGGCCGGGGACCTGGCCGAGGCGATGGTCGGGGCGGACGTCTTCGTTGGCCTGTCGGTCGGCGGCATCGTCGATCCGGAGATGGTGGCCGCGATGGCCGAAGACCCGATCGTCTTCCCGATGGCCAACCCCGACCCCGAGATCGACTATCCCGCGGCCAAGGCGGCCGGCGAGGGGACTACGGTCGTCGCGACGGGCCGGTCTGACTATCCCAACCAGGTCAACAACGTCCTGGGCTTTCCCTTCATCTTCCGTGGGGCACTCGATGCACGGGCCAGGACGATCAACGAGGAGATGAAAGTCGCCGCCGCCCAGGCCCTTGCCGCCCTCGCCCGCGAAGACGTCCCGGATGCGGTCGTGAAAGCCTACGGCGGCGAGGCGATCCAGTTCGGCCCGGAGTACGTCATTCCGAAGCCGCTGGATCCACGCGTGCTCTTCGAGGTCGCCCCCGCCGTGGCACGAGCAGCCATCGAGTCCGGCACGGCGCGACAACAGCCAGATCTGGACACTTACGTCGAGGGGCTGGAAGCTCGTCTCGGGAAATCCCGCGAGATGATGCGGGTCGTCCTCAACAAAGCCAAGAGCGATCCAAAGCGGGTCGTCCTCGCGGAGGGCAACGACGACGCGATGCTCCGGGCGGCCTACCAACTGGCGGACCGCTCGATCGCCGACCCAGTGCTGGTCGGAGACCGAGAGTGGATCCGATCGAGCGCCGAACGGCTCGGGCTCTCGTTTACCCCGGAGGTGGTCGATCTCGACGACGAAGACGTCGAGCGATACGCCGATCGGCTCTACGAGCTCCGCAAGCGAAAGGGGGTGACACGCCGGGAAGCCCGTGATTTGCTCGCCAATGGCGACTACCTCGCCAGCGTCATGGTCGAAGTGGGCGACGCCGACGCGATGCTGACTGGCGCGACCAACCACTATCCGTCGGCCCTTCGGCCGCCACTGGAAGTCATCGGCACGGCACCCGACGCCGAGTACGCCGCAGGCGTCTACATGCTCACGTTCCGCAATCAGGTGCTGTTCCTGGCCGATACAACTGTTAATCCGGACCCAGACGCCGAGGTGCTGACAGAGATTACGCGCCACACTGCCACACTCGCCCGGCGGTTCAACGTCGATCCGCGCGCCGCACTACTCTCCTACAGCGACTTCGGGAGTGTCGATGACGAACGCACACACGCCCCGCGGGAGGCCGCCCGCCGGCTCAGGGCTGACCCGGAAGTCCAGTTCCCCGTCGACGGCGAGATGCAGGCGGATACGGCCGTCCTCAGGGAAATCCTCACAGGAACGTACGAATTCTCCGCTCTCGACGATCCGGCCAACGTGTTGCTCTTCCCGAATTTGGAGGCTGGCAATATCGCCTACAAACTCCTGCAGACGCTCGGCGGTGCGGGCACCGTGGGGCCGATGCTTGCAGGCATGAATCGGCCAGTCCACGTCGTCCAGCGTGGTGACGACGTCGAGGATATCGTGAACCTGGCTGGCGTCGCCGTCGTCGACGCACAGGCAGCCAAGCACCGACAGAAGTGA
- a CDS encoding ribonuclease H, which translates to MAAYGRPTLRDLFDDSPTPHIAHPPRTHHRDFYLATDGSFRESEGGLGVVIETRDGECVARLSVPDVVPDNNVAEYRALHLGLDVLAARAPNRAQIGVLIDHDDLAGNVNAAMLAFEDPVAESPHTLSIPPASRHHWRGIRARMREFDSLRAARIASDVNPAHPLANAPEEYAHVNDERERCLRPEPPTATDQRVPPPSRSDRAADD; encoded by the coding sequence ATGGCCGCATATGGCCGGCCGACACTCCGTGACCTGTTCGACGATTCTCCGACGCCACACATCGCTCACCCGCCACGGACCCATCACCGGGACTTCTATCTCGCGACCGATGGGTCGTTTCGCGAGTCCGAAGGTGGCCTCGGTGTCGTGATCGAAACGCGAGACGGCGAGTGTGTCGCTCGCCTCTCGGTGCCGGACGTGGTGCCGGACAACAACGTCGCGGAGTATCGAGCCCTCCATTTGGGCCTCGATGTCCTCGCAGCCAGGGCACCGAACCGAGCACAGATCGGTGTTCTCATCGATCACGACGACCTCGCCGGCAACGTCAACGCCGCGATGCTCGCCTTCGAGGATCCGGTCGCCGAGTCCCCACACACGCTGTCGATCCCGCCGGCCTCTCGACACCACTGGCGCGGTATCCGGGCACGAATGCGCGAGTTCGATTCCCTCCGGGCCGCCCGTATCGCCTCGGACGTCAATCCGGCCCACCCGCTGGCCAACGCGCCCGAGGAGTACGCCCACGTCAACGACGAGCGTGAGCGCTGTCTGCGTCCGGAACCGCCCACGGCAACCGACCAGCGTGTCCCTCCCCCCTCACGATCTGACCGGGCGGCTGACGATTGA
- a CDS encoding RNA-guided endonuclease TnpB family protein: MVTVTVTAKFHNPSLSRRKEWQHASRLYRDTKQFCIDGWESGDFGKSVTTASIDNDLYSAIQNQAIREAKSDHSKDGEVRYRESQPFAVNNQNWEIDTTDNGTVVVGFPCVSQWWYTPIEVYDDIADPVDRLVEGDAKKTRLQVYRRGDDWYCTFNIEYDADTSGETPIGVDIGERHILAVTAYGEDESMLVSGGEAKYVRRKYRSLRDSLSEAGALRARNRVGDKERRRIKDLNHKLSRRLIEFTEQFENPVIRMEDLEGIREDSSWSGVHSWHFHKLQQFITYKAERAGIRVEAVDAYHTSQRCSECGSMGTRDGDYFSCSECDRGRHADLNASENIAQREGEPCTA; the protein is encoded by the coding sequence ATGGTCACGGTGACTGTCACCGCGAAGTTCCACAACCCATCCCTCTCACGGCGCAAAGAGTGGCAACACGCCTCTCGACTCTACCGTGACACCAAACAGTTCTGTATCGACGGATGGGAGAGTGGCGACTTCGGCAAGTCCGTGACCACGGCCAGCATCGACAACGACCTCTACTCGGCTATTCAGAACCAAGCCATTCGAGAGGCGAAATCCGACCACAGCAAGGACGGAGAGGTTCGCTACCGAGAGAGTCAACCGTTCGCCGTCAACAACCAGAACTGGGAAATTGACACGACCGATAACGGCACGGTCGTCGTCGGCTTCCCGTGTGTTTCCCAGTGGTGGTACACCCCGATAGAGGTGTACGACGACATTGCCGACCCAGTAGACCGACTGGTCGAGGGTGATGCAAAGAAGACCCGCCTACAGGTCTACCGTCGCGGGGACGACTGGTACTGTACGTTCAATATCGAATACGACGCCGACACGTCGGGCGAGACGCCAATCGGTGTCGATATTGGCGAACGGCATATCCTCGCTGTGACGGCCTACGGCGAAGACGAGTCGATGCTGGTGTCTGGTGGTGAGGCGAAGTACGTTCGGCGCAAATATCGTTCCCTACGCGATTCGCTATCGGAAGCGGGTGCGCTTCGCGCACGAAACCGCGTGGGTGACAAAGAACGGCGTCGAATCAAAGACTTGAATCACAAACTCTCCCGTCGCCTCATCGAGTTCACGGAGCAGTTCGAGAATCCCGTTATTCGGATGGAAGACCTCGAAGGCATCCGCGAAGACAGTTCATGGTCGGGCGTCCACTCGTGGCATTTCCACAAACTCCAACAGTTCATCACGTACAAAGCCGAACGCGCTGGTATCCGCGTCGAGGCGGTCGATGCGTACCATACGAGCCAGCGGTGTTCGGAGTGTGGGTCGATGGGAACCCGTGACGGCGACTACTTTTCGTGTTCGGAGTGCGACCGTGGACGACACGCTGACCTGAACGCTTCGGAGAATATCGCACAACGGGAGGGAGAACCATGCACGGCGTAA